One Mycosarcoma maydis chromosome 9, whole genome shotgun sequence DNA window includes the following coding sequences:
- a CDS encoding uncharacterized protein (related to RPA49 - 49 kD subunit of DNA-directed RNA polymerase I), giving the protein MSKELKSPSKDGKRKGKASDAVPSPKKSKKASTSSHPVPSSSASTSKLKNKAGAGQATLKVNGFKSGLKQLSQSGAAFASFADYNPAPSTRFSLYRADGLPDEVGASINNADERLLLAGETDTMAYVGNNFEFGSSAEARGYTGEYMVGIYDPSSSSVTLRAVPTFQVTRSIKANSSLSSISSTRTFADYGEMTAARRALGDAFGNRKQKANARNQDRMKVDTANMEVILDDFTGGIQDNLASLPSLDEVLASSTSSRPMPPANLDAKHPAEAYRISDLIPSDIFGSLPIQKLIDNVDDHEALKELLPYSKEFPAWIWSRLLDNLQRSSHLAGNSSGKKHTTFSDDEDDAEATANGAAGDDLMMMPALGATEDKEDAKDKVRIAYYMSLLWFIQSRPKSVSQRGKLISSLKLDGEDANKRIIKAILSTFTETPANSERAVMSAFHQTKVLAYMCALALHLDNFSVDHDKLARNCNIPPATLRELFRTLGCTSSVVGGEKRMVLKTPFTLPQPRKGKAGGR; this is encoded by the coding sequence ATGTCGAAAGAATTGAAATCACCCTCCAAGGATGGAAAGCGGAAGGGCAAGGCCTCGGACGCCGTTCCTTCACCTAAAAAGTCCAAAAAGGCTTCTACTTCGTCGCACCCCGTACCATCTTCCTCTGCATCCACATCGAAATTGAAGAACAAGGCTGGAGCAGGTCAGGCCACGCTCAAGGTCAACGGATTCAAGTCAGGTCTCAAACAGCTCAGCCAGTCGGGTGCTGCATTTGCCTCGTTTGCCGACTACAATCCCGCACCATCGACCAGGTTCAGCCTCTACCGTGCTGACGGTCTGCcggacgaggtgggcgCATCTATCAACAATGCAGACGAGAGGCTCTTGCTTGCGGGAGAGACGGATACGATGGCGTACGTCGGCAACAACTTCGAATTCGGTAGCAGTGCAGAGGCTCGAGGATACACGGGTGAATACATGGTCGGAATCTACGATccttcgagcagctcggtaACGCTGCGTGCCGTGCCCACGTTTCAGGTGACACGATCTATCAAGGCCAAcagctcgctctcctcAATTTCGAGCACTCGTACTTTCGCTGATTACGGCGAGATGACGGCGGCACGCAGAGCTCTTGGTGATGCTTTCGGTAACCGCAAGCAGAAGGCCAACGCTCGAAATCAGGACCGAATGAAGGTCGACACTGCCAACATGGAAGTCATCCTCGACGACTTTACTGGAGGTATCCAGGACAACCTTGCATCTCTTCCATCCCTGGATGAAGTGCTTGCTTCTTCGACATCCTCTCGACCCATGCCACCTGCCAACTTGGACGCTAAGCACCCTGCTGAAGCCTATAGGATTTCAGACCTCATCCCCAGCGACATTTTCGGATCACTACCGATTCAGAAGCTCATCgacaacgtcgacgaccaCGAAGCACTCAAGGAGCTTTTACCGTACTCGAAAGAGTTTCCCGCTTGGATTTGGTCGCGATTGTTGGACAACCTGCAGCGCAGTTCGCACCTGGCTGGTAACAGCAGTGGCAAAAAGCACACCACGTTttccgacgacgaagacgatgctgaagcgACTGCCAACGGCGCCGCTGGTGACGatttgatgatgatgccCGCTCTGGGCGCAACCGAAGACAAGGAAGATGCAAAGGACAAAGTTCGCATCGCCTATTACATGTCGCTTCTGTGGTTCATCCAGAGCCGACCCAAATCTGTGTCGCAGCGAGGTAAACTCATCAGCAgtctcaagctcgatggcgaagaCGCTAACAAGCGCATCATCAAAGCCATCCTCAGCACATTCACCGAGACGCCTGCCAACTCGGAACGTGCAGTCATGTCGGCATTCCACCAAACCAAGGTGCTTGCCTACATGTGTGCTCTTGCGTTGCACTTGGACAACTTTTCCGTGGACCATGACAAGCTCGCTCGCAACTGCAACATCCCGCCTGCTACATTGCGCGAGCTCTTTAGGACCCTGGGTTGCAcgtcgtcggtggtggGTGGAGAGAAGAGGATGGTTCTCAAGACGCCGTTCACGCTCCCCCAGCCTAGGAAGGGCAAGGCTGGTGGACGATAG
- a CDS encoding histidinol-phosphatase (related to HIS2 - histidinol-phosphatase) has translation MPHSHHSHSGQFCSHAKDTLAQVLSRAQSLGFTHFHVSEHVPRQNPTELYPEEVDAEITPEQLRSTFESYLKEARRLQKEYAGSLHVLVGCETENISSPGTLDYLAQVLGSDDKAKPESIGKGVVDYIVGSLHHTNTIPIDFDRETFDKSVSSFESTSSSTDDAHLRLIDRYLDDQLEVLQRLRPEVIGHFDLFRLFTPQLQLQGTTRIWAKVERNVSFAVEYGALFECNAAAFRKGWNTSYPAKEVLDLIIGMGGRVCLSDDSHGVQAVGLNYMKLRRYLMDAGVQTIWYLEKELPSSNSDDDADSDSDGRPTRFARGTVAKAMGPRWTTHAFWTAFAASLESRS, from the coding sequence TCTCGGTTTCACCCATTTTCACGTCAGTGAGCACGTCCCGCGTCAAAACCCTACCGAGCTCTACCCGGAGGAAgtggatgccgagatcaCACCCGAGCAGCTTCGAAGTACATTTGAATCGTACTTGAAGGAAGCCAGACGGCTGCAGAAGGAATATGCTGGATCACTCCATGTGCTGGTGGGCTGCGAGACGGAAAACATTTCTAGCCCAGGAACGCTCGATTACCTTGCACAGGTGTTGGGAAGTGATGACAAAGCCAAACCCGAATCGATTGGAAAGGGAGTGGTAGATTACATTGTCGGTTCGTTGCACCATACCAACACGATACCCATTGACTTTGACCGCGAAACATTCGACAAATCCGTGTCCAGCTTCGAGTCCACTTCTTCTTCCACAGACGATGCGCATCTCCGACTGATCGATCGATATCTCGACGATCAACTCGAGGTTCTGCAACGACTCAGGCCCGAGGTGATTGGTCACTTTGATCTGTTTCGACTCTTCACACCGCAATTGCAGCTTCAAGGGACGACTAGAATTTGGGCGAAAGTAGAGCGAAACGTTAGTTTCGCTGTCGAGTACGGCGCGCTCTTCGAGTGCAATGCGGCTGCGTTCAGAAAGGGATGGAACACCTCGTATCCGGCCAAAGAGGTGTTGGATCTGATAATAGGCATGGGAGGAAGAGTGTGCCTTTCAGACGACTCGCATGGCGTCCAGGCTGTCGGGCTGAACTACATGAAGTTAAGGCGGTACCTTATGGATGCGGGTGTCCAAACCATCTGGTACCTGGAAAAGGAGCTTCCATCGTCAAATTCTGACGATGACGCTGACAGTGATAGCGATGGCAGGCCAACACGGTTTGCTCGAGGTACTGTAGCAAAAGCCATGGGTCCAAGATGGACGACGCATGCCTTTTGGACTGCATTTGCTGCCTCGCTCGAATCTCGGTCATAG